In Kitasatospora sp. NBC_00240, the following are encoded in one genomic region:
- a CDS encoding protein-tyrosine-phosphatase has protein sequence MSPYLSVAPRPLDHFRILFVCTGNICRSPIAERLTRRELDTRLSPRVAGRILVESAGTWGHEGAPMEAHAATVLDEYGADSGGFTGRELLDEHVVEADLVLTATLDHRAQVISMGHAAGLRTFTLKEFTRLVRRIDPGTLPDPRRGADVTERARALVRAAAALRGWLLAATPESDEVDDPYGAPIGMFRNCGEEIFHAVDPVVTALTGVQAPR, from the coding sequence ATATCGCCGTACCTCAGCGTGGCGCCCCGCCCGCTCGACCACTTCCGGATCCTGTTCGTCTGCACCGGGAACATCTGCCGCTCGCCGATCGCCGAGCGGCTCACCCGGCGTGAGCTGGACACCCGGCTGAGCCCCCGGGTGGCCGGCCGGATCCTGGTGGAGAGCGCCGGTACGTGGGGCCACGAGGGCGCCCCGATGGAGGCGCACGCCGCCACCGTGCTGGACGAGTACGGGGCGGACAGCGGCGGCTTCACCGGTCGCGAGCTGCTGGACGAGCACGTGGTCGAGGCCGACCTGGTGCTCACCGCGACGCTGGACCACCGGGCCCAGGTGATCTCGATGGGCCACGCGGCCGGGCTGCGCACCTTCACCTTGAAGGAGTTCACCCGCCTGGTCCGCCGGATCGACCCGGGCACGCTGCCCGACCCCCGGCGCGGCGCCGACGTCACCGAGCGGGCCCGGGCGCTGGTCCGGGCGGCCGCCGCGCTGCGCGGCTGGCTGCTCGCGGCGACCCCGGAGTCGGACGAGGTGGACGATCCCTACGGCGCGCCGATCGGGATGTTCCGCAACTGCGGCGAGGAGATATTCCACGCCGTGGACCCGGTCGTCACAGCGCTGACCGGCGTCCAGGCGCCGCGCTGA
- a CDS encoding L-threonylcarbamoyladenylate synthase, protein MSRRYDCADAGDRATGLREAASAIRRGEIVVLPTDTLYGVGADAFSPEAVAALLAAKGRGRNMPSPVLVGSPTTLHGLVTDFSERAWELVDAFWPGGLTLVAKHQPSLRWDLGETRGTVAVRMPLHPVAIELLNATGPLAVSSANRTGGPSPATCDEAQEQLGDAISVYLDGGRADHATASTIVDVTGKVPVLLRAGAISAEQLREVVPDLEAGS, encoded by the coding sequence CGCGAGGCCGCCTCGGCGATCCGCCGCGGTGAGATCGTCGTGCTGCCGACCGACACCCTCTACGGGGTCGGCGCGGACGCCTTCTCCCCGGAGGCCGTCGCCGCGCTGCTGGCCGCCAAGGGCCGCGGACGCAACATGCCGTCCCCCGTCCTGGTCGGCTCGCCGACCACGCTGCACGGTCTGGTCACCGACTTCTCCGAGCGGGCCTGGGAGCTGGTCGACGCCTTCTGGCCCGGCGGTCTCACCCTGGTCGCCAAGCACCAGCCCTCGCTGCGCTGGGACCTCGGCGAGACCCGGGGCACCGTCGCCGTCCGGATGCCGCTGCACCCGGTCGCGATCGAGCTGCTGAACGCCACCGGCCCGCTCGCCGTCTCCAGCGCCAACCGCACCGGCGGCCCGTCCCCGGCCACCTGCGACGAGGCCCAGGAGCAGCTCGGCGACGCCATCTCGGTGTACCTGGACGGCGGCCGGGCCGACCACGCCACCGCCTCCACCATCGTCGACGTCACGGGCAAGGTCCCGGTCCTGCTGCGGGCCGGCGCGATCAGCGCCGAGCAGCTGAGGGAGGTCGTCCCCGACCTGGAGGCCGGCAGTTGA